The genomic interval gaaaataacaggatacagaatgaggaactaggaaaacgaagaggtgccatgctaactcctgaaagtttaatttccaccaagtgtcagattcttggagcatacctttgtagttattctcaagtgcctgctttttcaacaatacataagacattgaacacatggcatgcatgcttgtgagTGCTCCCCTTTCCCTTAACCTTCACCACAGTCCACcaaaagaggaaagtacacaccaacccagccatacacccttcagtCTCCAATGGTAACCTGCCTACAAGAATTGCTGGTGCGTTTGTGACACAAATTTTATGGAAGTGACCAGTTAATATCTcgttgagtttcaggaggcccactccatgaaaaggaaccttgatccaacatggcttgggtggccaggagcctgagtctacacaggccagggacatcagtgaaatgtaaatgctatagttgtgctaaaggagcaacCATACTCACAGATCGGTGCCTTGCtcggccatcatagaaaacttcttcctgcagcagatgggaacaaatacagagacccatatcCAGTTGATTCGCAGACAGTGAGGGGCCTTAGACCATttcaccctaaatgagatgtctccagcaattccctcccctaagggctcaaggaactctttgtacagagtgtaagtgccagaggggatgaagggcacgagggtaacaaggtcttgtaaacacagcaggaccaacatacatatgaatgcaccctgacccacaagctagcttttctatcacattcccctaTTGGGGCTACCTTGACAtgccacaggggaggaggatgaactgagtcctgatgcaacttgatttggtggcatgggtgggtggacacaggggagggggttatccccttctctgaggagccaggtgaggggtgatagaggaaacagggagagtaggaccaggaggagaggagagaggggtctacgacagggatgtaaaatgaatcaataaaaatttaaaaaaataaaataataataaatgatgggggtggagagatgtCACAGAGCTTCAGAGTGCatgtttctcttccaaagatccctAGTTTGATTtcctgtggtggctcacaaccatctatagtgagatctggctcctttttctggtatgcagacagaatactctacaaataataaattttcaaagaaaaaaaaacagaaatgcaccatggatcatcaataaagttcccttccctccaaGAAGAACACTCACtatctctttaaataataataataataaattttatagttagttttctccaaggggccacaaaccagactaactggttagcctcatgagcagcaacagaaaaactcaagggcatatttgtgggttgtcaaggctacaatatatattcagttcttttgtatgcatatggcttctaGTTTCACaattttatggtatttctgtgtgagcaaaCATATGTATCTGTATACCCACGTTTCCCTCAtgctttttctttgctctttttattgataacattagacacctcaaccgttttattgatttctggaagattggagcctgacaatttcctctttatgaaatacaAAAGTGTGtcctgtgacataaatccacctccccaaactaatgatctgGCCTGTCATTTAGCGTTTTCTGGTCTAGGGTTTGGTGcatctctgtgcttctttgctatcactgctgtggtttaaatcaatttgtgaagtactaagcctttcctggccattgtcaagggcaatcccagaattctaagccatccctTGATTATCTcctgctactgcttcctctactatttattctttattggccaccacagcacagtcatctgtatCACCCATCAAGCCACTCTTAGactctgttcatgattcatttggggtgtatatgtttgagagagagagaaagtaagagagacagagagatagagacagacagacagagaaagaatactgctatatgtgtgtgtgtatcttgctGTAATTCTGGAACACTGAGGCAGTTTCTGATATCAGTCACCTGTCTGTCCTTCTCATTTGCTCTTGGATTTGACTTGTCTGTGGATTTCGGTGGGAATGTCTCTCCCACGTTGACAGATTTGCAAACCCTGAACCTGACCACCTACTTCATCATAGGAAAGAGAATTCCCACAGAGgaaacatgtggacagatctgactgaccaatcagaactggagtgaggtggagacggtgtgtccagagcctaataacaatttctcttggccctctttagctcctattagccattccttgccagcctttttgttggacctagtatcctaggactgatgaatacctgtagggtggtgctaactagaacaTAAGAGTCTGGCAGGcccaatgttaagaatttcaTCTGATGGCATTGGAGTCTCATAGCTGAGTTTTGAATGCTTTGtcataacccacttttctaaggtctaactgaagagcatttatgaTTGTTCTGACagtataaatatttcatgggactccctccacattggaacatggagTTTGGAGTGACCCAAATCTATGCTCTCAGGCCATGACAATTgtcatattcaacaaggacacaaCTCCTGCTTTCTACTGTATCCTGAGATATACCCAGCTGTCCCATCACTGAGGAGTGTCCACCATCACTTTACTGGCTAGAGCTTTACATatttacagaagccaggcttctgaCACCCAGCGtggtggtgttctgcagtgtgttGGCCACTTTCCTTACTAAACCCCATAGCACCGGGGGCAAGATCACGCTGGCTGCAGAGCGTCGCAGGATCCCAGAAATTTCAGTGACTGCCTTCTAGACTTATGGTCAATATTGTGAGAGGATATctaccaatatgccacaacactgaggacgagatcatggatgccttttatagttcaagggctacagagatgattcgcgggttaagagcacttgttcttgccaaggaccagatctgttttgcacctggtatctcaccccatctgtaagtccagttccagggaatgtagcccctcttctgccctcttcaccTGCCAGGCATCCATCTGATACACAGGAACACCtacccatgcagacaaaacactcatacatataaaaacaaacaatcagatgagaattacacttcttaagagagggggaaaaagcacacccttccattagtaagtaaagctagtttattgcataCACAGCCCCAGCCTtaaatttacataatcccagtttaaatgtgtccagtttaaattctcctgttcagccagggcccagccagtctcTGCTCACTgaaaaaggaatcctggggtccctggccccctttcttttagtgagtcctgactctcccagtcaaaacaggcctGGCCTTGGGAAagtagacagagattataaatcatttttaaggattataacaaaaatcCAGGTGTGGAGTCACATGACTGTGAccctcagtggggcaagcagaagcaggtgtgagttccaggtcatctgggtttacaaaatgagtccaggacatacaaggcctcacagagaaaccctgtctccaaaagcaagggcttgtgccccctgccagctctttacactcacaactctggacatgttctaagtcatatagtatgacttcaaccaggctataagaaagtcctgccaagcaccttggtacacacatttaatgccaggacttgggaggcagaggcaggtgaatatctatgagtttgaggacagcctggtctacacagaaagtacaagacagccagtgttacacagagaaaccctgtctcaaaaccccataataataaaaataagaagattgaaataaaaaaaaaatcagagctaggCCTGCTGGCATAATGCCAGGTTCcattcacaaggaaggcacacagtagagtttatattttaaaaaaagcagatggaagaaagatctgaaccttcattttatttcatttttgaaatcTCCATCACAAGAAATTTTTAGTGGGTTTGAGAGCCCAAAGACTTgcaaatcagtgggtattgttttaatttttaaagcaaaagcccaaaggaaggctagctaggtggagacaCATCCAGCCATCTTCCGGGAAGAACTaaccttaatgccctgaggggacaaattagccttactgcactctttcctgcccactaattatacagttgctaagaaaccatCCCATAGGACCAGGCAAGAACTGTTTGAAGTCTTGGTGcataaagtggaccaatcatttcaaaagtcaatttcccttacccaatcatgaaATGCCAAAGCATGAAAGTCCctgcttgtacaaccactctggaaatcaatctggcactttctcagacaactcggAATAGCGctttcccaagatccagccataccactcttgggcatatatccaaaaggagctcaagtacacaaaaaggacatttgctcaaccatgtttgtagcagctttatttgtaatagccagaagctggaaacaacccagatgcccctcaactgaagaatggatgcagaaattgtggtatatctatacaatggaatattactcagcaatgaaaaataaggaaatcatgaaatttgaaggtaaatggtgggacctggaaaggatcatcctgagtgagttgtcccagaagcaaaaagacacacacggtatatactcactcatatacacatacaacataggacaaacccactaaaatctgtgcatttaaagaaactaagcaagagagaggaccctaactaaaacactcaatccccatcctgaaaggcaaagaggatggatatcagaagaggaagaaaacaggaaacaacctaggaaccttctacagagggcttctgaaagccagaagaagaaaacaggaagcaaactaggaacctaccacagagggcctctgaaagcctctgccctacagactatcaaagcagatgctgagcctgatgggcaactgttgggcagagtgaatggaattttatgtaagaagtaggaaatagtaagagctggagaggacagggtctccacgaggagagcaacagaacaagaaaatttgaacacagggaacttcccagagactcatactccaaccaaggactattcatgtagataacctagaaaccctgaacagatgtagcccatggcagtttagtgtccaagtgggttacatagtgatgggaagagggactgcctctgacatagctgattggcctgctccccctgtggggggagcagacttacccagccacagaagaagaaaatgcagcctttcctgatgtgatatgatagactaagatcagaaggaaggagaggaggacctcccctatcagtggacttgggtaataccatgcatgcagaaaggggaggaagggtgggatcgggaggggacgagggaggggcttaaggggagatacaaaatgaataaagtataattaataataataatagaaaagaaatagtTAAGACCAAAATATTAGTATAAGCACCTCtcatctcaagaaacaaaatgttgcttatgtttattaattattatcaaTATGTAAATAGTAGTGAAAATTTTGAATGTTTCCAACTTtgttgactagttttatgtcatccagacagaagctagagtcatttgagtgGATGGAccctcaatttagaaaatgctcCCATTGGACTggactgtgggcaagcctgtggtccaATTTCTTattagtgactgatgtgagaGAGACCAGCCCATTGTAGGCAATGCTGCCTCTATGTAGGTTGTCCTGGTTGCTATGAGAAAGAAGGATGAGCAATTCTGTAAGCAGCATTTTTCCATCGCCTCTGGATTAGTTCCTGCCTCTGGATTCTTGCCTTTAATTTCTGTTCTGACTTTCCTGGATAATGActataagctgtaagatgaaataaattctttcttccccaacaaaaaaaaaagaagggagttagtatgatggggagaggataggagctccacaaggaccaaatatatctgggcacagggtcttttctgagactgacattcaacaaaggaccatgtatggatataacctagaacctctgctcagatgtagcttgtggtagctcagtaaccaattggtttcccatagtgaggggaacaaggactatttctaacaggaactcaatgactggctctttgacctccccaatccccaagggaggagcagtcctgttaggccacagaggagggctttgcagccagtcctgaagatacctgataaaacaggattggatgaatggggaggaggttccccctatcagtggacttggaaaggggtatggtggagatgaggaagggagggtgggattgggagggaatgagggagcaggacacggctgggatacagagttaataaaatgtaactgataagaaaaaaaataaaattataaaaaaataaataaaatttaattttaaaaaacctgtaggcacaaaatgatacattttacAATCCCACTTCCACTTTCTATGTGTAGAAAGTATTTTAAGGAGGGCTGTTGAGAAGCATGTGTAGGAATACCTACCTGtaatccagtactcaggaggtagagacaggaagatcaggcgttcaaggccagcattgACTATATAACAagttagtgcccaaaaataagaGAGAGCTGCTATCACGGATTCAAGAAAGGGCATGAGCCAGAcagggtggtgcacacttgtaatcccagcattcaggaagcagaagcaggcagatagttgtgaattcaaggccagcctgctctacaaagcgagtccaggacagccaaggctacacaaacactgtcttgaaaaacaaaaatattataaaaatgaatatattatatataacataatacataatatattatttataataatgtatatatatatatatatatatattataaaacagaaGTGTTACACAGATTGGTAATGACAATTTGCCTTAAACTGACAAATGTGTTTAATTCAGCTCTTCACACCCACTCAAGGATTCCATTCTTAAAAATATGTGCCTGTGTATTAGATGTATTTGTCTATGTGTCTATAATGTATATGTCTATGATGCATTAAAGTGTCTAAAATGTATAGACTAAAATACTAATAATGATTATGAACAATGAAGGTCTCAGGCCCTCTGAGGCACACGGTTCCAGCTGCACATCCGTCTGTCTGTCCCCTTGCCTCTGGCCAGCAGCTGCTCCCTGCACAGCGTGAGGGTGCTGAGTCTTTGTCCTGGCACAGCAAGCCGGTGTACAGATGGGGGGAGCCTGGATAGCATCTGCaaaacgcttttttttttctctttctttccacttTCTTTAAGGCTATGTGCTGACTCCCACATAAGAGAACTTGCTCGTATGTGGGAGTCAGAATATTGTATGAACTCCAACATACTATAAACTGCTGTTACTACTTCTACCACTCTTGGGGACCATGCGTAACTAAGAGAAGGGGGCGCTAGGGACCCACTTATGGATGTTAGGGCCCAGTGAGGACTTGGGCTCCAAGCAGAAGGTTTTCCAGAGGTGTGCGAACATTTTGTCATCTTTACCTGAGTAGCTTTTTAATACCTGCAGCTGTAACATAAACTCTACTTACATTTAGGTTATGCCTTTGCTTAGGTTCAATGAGGAATCCCATAAAATTGGGAGTATTTTGTGCAACCTAGCAGACCCAGTCTGGCCTAACTACTGGGGCTCACCCTATCCAACCTGGTCTGGCTGCCACACAAGCTGGTGAACTCCCACCCAGGACACTCATTTTGTGCACCCAGATGGACAACAGTGCTCATGACAGAAACATAACTCAAGCATAAGTCTCTATTTCTTGTGGAActtgttttttgtgctcagggacatCTATGTCTCTTTGATGCACTTAAAAGACCTGCTACTTTCTAGGACCGTGGTATAACTGATGTCCTGAGATGAATGGAGAAGGACTCAAAATCCCCATCAATTAAATCATAACAGAAACCATGATGAGTCTCAAGACAAGATGAGAAAGATGCACTGTTGTCCCTatcaagaggaagaaaatgtcgTCGGGAACTCCttatgagaaagagagggaaattgTCAGCTAGTTTCACATTGAGTGACAATACCATATTTAGAACTGCCTGAATAAAGTTGCCATTAGAATAGATTGACTAAAGTGCTCTGCCATTCTCCAAGACCTGTGTCATCCATACAGAGAAACATAGGAGTACAGTTCATGTGACAGAAATGACACCTAGGGCTGCTGAGTTGGCTCGCCAAGGAAAAGAGCTTGCAAAGTGTGGTGACCCAATTTTgagccctagaacccacataaagatagGATGCCAAAAGTTGTCCTTCAGCCTCCGCCTGTGTGccagtgtacacatacacatgcacacatagacacatatacaacaaatatttttttacaaaaataaccTCTGCATCTTCAAGTCTTTGATGATGGCAAAGTCTGTGGATTTTCCCAAAACCACAGCTTTCCTTCTGACTTATTAtgttggagaaaagggaaaacttGGGGTGGGATCTTTTAGATAATCTTTTTCACCATGGCACTTACTACACAGGCATGGCTGGAGCTCCTGTGGGAACTGAGCCTGTAACGTCCAACTATATATCCTGAAAGGGAAAACACAAGAGCCAGAGCTCCATTGGACTCACCAGGCATGGACTTGGGTCCTAACCACCTGAGTGCACAGTGGCATTCTGGGACCTTGGAAATCAGCACAAGAGGGTTTGACCTCTCATGAACAGAGATGTTGGCTTGCACCCACACTGCAGTTCTGTCTTCCCAAAACAAGAAGTAAGACCTCAGCACTTCCAGGCCAACCCAAACCAAGACCACCCTTCTCTAGAGGTATGAACAGAGAATGAATCAGCATTGAGAAAGTTTATTGGTTTGATTTTTCCAAgatcatatattttaagtaaatagattataagaggtataatgtcttttcttcttccactaacAGTAATCAGGCGCTCTCCaccttacacacatatacaaacacacacacagagagaaccaaACAATGTTATACCTGGCTGAGACATTCACATCTTAAAATAGGGGATGGTaacaatataatttcctttaaaatgcctttaatacaatatataacaaacaaaaaatctctcTATGTATTTGAAGTTACAAAAAAGCCCATCTCTTGGCAGCAACAATCTTAAATATGATAGTTACCTCTGGCTGTACAACAAGCATTTCACTTTTCCTCACTGGGTTTTGGAAAGTTCAAGTAGTAATGAGGCTTATTAAGCCCTTTGAGAAACCAATTTATGAGCAGGCAAGGCAGTGGCTCAGACCCCTACCCCGAAGAGTAACAGTCTGTACTTCTCAGCTTGTGGAGTgagcctggcttgatcttgggttcctctgcctcccccagtggcagccaggcagatctctgcaggttTGTCTCAATATGCCCTGGTGTGAAGCAGACACTAGTGGGACGCTCGCTGAACTGTTCATTGCTGCCACCCATCCCCGGAGGCTGCTGttgcctgtgtctgctcttgggaggacACCACAGTCTGGGCCTGGAGGACCTCTGGCAGGGAACGCCAGTGCCGGCGGCCATAGCCTTGAGGGCTGATCTTGTTTTGGGGGGCCACAGCGTCTTTACTTTTGTCTGTCAACTGGTAGATCCGTTGGGCCAATTTCTGCAGTATGCACGTCCCTAAGCGGCatggagagctaggagagccagGGTTCATCATAGGGCGGTAGTGTTTGAATCCAATATGGGCTATGCTGGGAGTGCTGTGAAGAAAGGACTCTTGAAACTTCACCAACCAGAGCTTTGTTCCTAACCACCTGGGACCAGGGCCATAGAGAACCTGAGGGACATGGGACCTGCTCcctcccctggagctgcagtcctGCCTGGACAATCTTCCTGGGGCCAGAGTAGTAGACAGGGCACATCCTCTGTAGAGGGCATAGTTACCTGGCTTGTGGGGATTTCGATGTGCTCTCCTTGTCCTGGAGCGGAACAAGAGTCGAGTTAAGAACTATCTCCTCACCAGTGAGTCCCGAGGAATTGGTGCTGGATGCCTGCAGTTCCCTCTTGCCACTACTTAGCACCCACTTATTCTgcctagaaaacacaagcagatgtGTTTGGTTGTGTTCAAGTGATGCCCAGgccagctcccatctccacttTCTTCTAACCCCTTCAGACCATCTCTCAGTGTTCCCTGACTGCCATGTATTAGGACTGAAGAAAGCACTGCCCCAAACTCACTGCGAGGATGCATCTGGCTGTGCAGTGTCCACATCTAGGAAGGCAAGTGAACCCAGGAATATCAGGAtgatggaaaccag from Meriones unguiculatus strain TT.TT164.6M chromosome 13 unlocalized genomic scaffold, Bangor_MerUng_6.1 Chr13_unordered_Scaffold_119, whole genome shotgun sequence carries:
- the LOC132650577 gene encoding pro-adrenomedullin-like, coding for MKLVSIILIFLGSLAFLDVDTAQPDASSQWELAWNKWVLSSGKRELQASSTNSSGLTGEEIVLNSTLVPLQDKESTSKSPQASTPSIAHIGFKHYRPMMNPGSPSSPCRLGTCILQKLAQRIYQLTDKSKDAVAPQNKISPQGYGRRHWRSLPEVLQAQTVVSSQEQTQATAASGDGWQQ